CGCGCGCCTTTTCGCCGCTCAGCGAAGGACCACGAGCTTCTGGACCCTCGCTTGCCCTGCCGCTTCCAACCGGCAGAGGTACAGGCCACTCGGCACCCCGCCCAGCTCCAGACGCAGCCTGTGCCAGCCCGCCGCCTGCGGCTGGTCGAGGAAAAGCCGAACCAACCGGCCGCGCGCACTGTACAACGCGACCTTCACCCTATCGGCGCGGGGCAAGTGATAAAGAAGCTCGGCACCGCTGTTGGTCGGATTTGGGCTAAGGGGGAGCAGAACCGGACCCGCGGCCGTTCCCTCGGACTCCTGGGCCGAAACCGCAGTCAGCCCCCTGGAGGTGCCGTACAATTCAAGCTCGCGGATCTGGTAGCCGAGCTGAGGATTGCTCGACTGGACAATCAACAGGCGCACGTACCGGCAACGCAGCGGGCTGCGCACCAGATCGTCCACACCGCCCTGACTGACCACACTCGTCGCAAAGGAACCCTGAGCCCCGGAGGCGTCCATCCCCTGCACGTGAAACAGCTTCCCGTAGACCTCCCCCCAGCGGACCACCACGCGCTGTAGCAGGATCTCCCGCCCGAGGTCCACAAGCACCCACTGCGTGCCCGAACGCTCGGACTGCCAGTACGTCTCCTCCGAGCCATCAAAGGCTCTAGCCAGATCCGAGCCGTAGGCCGTGCTCGAAGCCTGATAGCCAGCTGCAATACGCGCCCGATTGATCTCGGCGGCCTCCCGGAGCTCGACCGTCACCACCGCCGTGTCCGACACAGCTCCGGTGGCCACCAACCGATAGCGAGTAGTCTGCTCGGGCCGTACGACGAGGGAATCGGTCGGCTCTACGGGCACACCGTCCAGAAAGGCGCGGGAGTTGGCCGAGGTGCTCCAGCGCAAGACGCTGCTCTCGTCGGAGCCGAGCTCCAGCACCGGCGGCTCCGCCCGGAAAAACTTGATCGTGCCCGACGGGAGGAACTGCACCGTGACTTCGGCCGAATCCTGGTAGTCCGGGCCCCAGGCCATCAGGCGAAAGGCCTCCGTCCGGGAGAGGGAAATGGCCAGAGAGTCCGCCTCGGGGACCGGCTTCCCGTTCAGCGTTACCTGTGAACCCGCGGAAGTCTTCC
This window of the candidate division KSB1 bacterium genome carries:
- a CDS encoding GDSL-type esterase/lipase family protein, coding for MRTVVTLCVAFAVLSPVLYAQREPIRIACIGNSITQGYGQTNIRSYPNQLDTLLGSAYDVRNFGVGGTTMLRKGDLPYWNQPQFVEAKRFLPHVVIILLGTNDSKPWNWQYRDEFFDDYADMVRELRALDSRPRIYVGFPPPVFQDGFGIRNAVIRDEIIPLIDSVRVSLKTLLIDFYSRMQGMGDLFPDGIHPNAEGYRQMALIAAEAILNPPPGVIEYFYADAPVLEEGQATWLHWKTSAGSQVTLNGKPVPEADSLAISLSRTEAFRLMAWGPDYQDSAEVTVQFLPSGTIKFFRAEPPVLELGSDESSVLRWSTSANSRAFLDGVPVEPTDSLVVRPEQTTRYRLVATGAVSDTAVVTVELREAAEINRARIAAGYQASSTAYGSDLARAFDGSEETYWQSERSGTQWVLVDLGREILLQRVVVRWGEVYGKLFHVQGMDASGAQGSFATSVVSQGGVDDLVRSPLRCRYVRLLIVQSSNPQLGYQIRELELYGTSRGLTAVSAQESEGTAAGPVLLPLSPNPTNSGAELLYHLPRADRVKVALYSARGRLVRLFLDQPQAAGWHRLRLELGGVPSGLYLCRLEAAGQARVQKLVVLR